A portion of the Eubacterium maltosivorans genome contains these proteins:
- a CDS encoding EAL domain-containing protein, protein MLADTIDNLGDETLYLSTSASISTLLEGGEGIADGGDREKEAIHVVEEAVKLMPNYVGMRILGKDNRIYLKNTALQVIDELDSSTMDNTPDYFQGVSYRVDFTTYKDEAVVEVCAPVWSADGEYLGCISLYYDNDFISLPDSENERSTILFDSDSWMPVATKGDLSLSDANEEVVNCSGLLEGIIETENTYDSFTYADSDGQKMIGFVARDDQYPMALMTSVSSRVIFQTILKYSAYQIVLTIILLGIFGFVLYYFYSRMKRPVREMKERCQRIFEGEEGLDFGHYNDEDLNALSDTLLSYCEKLEKAAFMDFHLNLANFPKGYQDILRFIRKKEPFTIYMLDVANFGKYNRIFSIETGNEILLSISSGLQKIFGDQIYHVYGDRFMGINAMQDGDDGIQLELQKLMDSEITVGAASFQLKYKVGICRYPEHGDNAEELVRRLWQALSFAKKFSEESVVVYNQTVLNDVERESKILELLNKQIELQNFDVWYQPVYDYRKKCYTTAEALMRLQDENGQYIPPYEAIRVAEKNNLVTEVGELVLRRACKTMKFLSSQGTSIENITVNLSVQQLVDQNYGKKTLNIIHESGITPDQICVEITEALLLQSFPAAIDVLNQMHAAGICIVMDNFGSGEGNISYFSQVPFAFVKLDHHLVQQVQQNQEQFEFVRKMVEMIKIKDVKVVAERVETEEDLNCMIRCGADYIQGYYYSRPLEENDFLELVKKKS, encoded by the coding sequence ATGCTTGCAGATACCATTGACAACCTGGGTGATGAAACCCTTTATCTCAGCACCAGTGCCAGTATCAGTACACTGCTGGAAGGTGGGGAGGGTATCGCTGATGGAGGCGATAGAGAAAAGGAAGCGATCCATGTGGTCGAAGAGGCTGTGAAGCTGATGCCAAACTATGTCGGTATGCGTATTCTGGGAAAAGATAATCGGATTTATCTTAAAAATACAGCGCTTCAGGTTATTGACGAGCTGGATAGCAGTACAATGGATAACACGCCGGATTATTTTCAGGGAGTCTCATACCGGGTAGATTTTACCACTTATAAAGATGAAGCTGTGGTAGAGGTATGTGCTCCGGTCTGGTCTGCAGACGGCGAGTACCTTGGTTGCATCAGCTTGTATTATGATAATGATTTTATCAGTCTGCCCGACAGCGAAAATGAGCGGAGCACGATTCTGTTTGACAGTGACAGCTGGATGCCGGTAGCAACAAAAGGGGATCTCAGTCTCAGCGATGCCAACGAAGAAGTGGTCAACTGTTCTGGACTTTTGGAAGGAATAATCGAAACCGAAAATACATACGATTCCTTTACCTATGCCGACTCGGATGGGCAAAAAATGATCGGCTTTGTGGCCAGGGACGATCAGTATCCTATGGCGCTTATGACCTCTGTAAGCAGCCGAGTAATCTTCCAAACGATTTTGAAGTACTCGGCCTATCAGATTGTTTTGACCATTATTTTACTGGGTATTTTTGGTTTTGTGCTTTATTATTTTTACAGCCGGATGAAACGCCCGGTGCGGGAGATGAAAGAACGATGCCAGCGTATATTTGAAGGTGAAGAAGGACTTGATTTTGGACATTATAATGATGAAGATTTAAACGCCCTGTCTGATACTCTGTTAAGCTATTGTGAAAAACTTGAAAAAGCTGCTTTTATGGACTTTCATCTGAATTTGGCGAATTTTCCGAAGGGCTATCAGGATATTCTTCGCTTTATTCGAAAAAAGGAACCTTTTACAATCTATATGCTCGACGTGGCAAATTTTGGAAAATACAATCGGATTTTTTCGATTGAAACCGGGAATGAGATTCTTTTGAGCATTAGCAGTGGCCTCCAAAAGATTTTTGGAGATCAGATCTATCATGTCTACGGCGACCGTTTTATGGGCATAAATGCTATGCAGGATGGTGATGATGGAATTCAGCTGGAACTGCAAAAGCTGATGGATTCAGAGATAACTGTTGGCGCTGCCAGCTTTCAGCTTAAATACAAGGTTGGTATCTGCCGTTATCCTGAACATGGTGATAATGCTGAGGAACTGGTGAGGAGGCTCTGGCAAGCGCTGAGCTTTGCGAAAAAATTCAGTGAAGAAAGCGTCGTTGTTTATAACCAGACTGTACTCAATGATGTGGAACGTGAGAGTAAAATTCTCGAGCTGCTAAACAAACAGATCGAGCTTCAGAATTTTGACGTTTGGTATCAGCCGGTTTATGATTACAGAAAGAAATGCTATACCACAGCTGAAGCTCTGATGCGTCTTCAGGATGAAAATGGACAGTACATTCCGCCTTATGAGGCCATACGGGTGGCTGAAAAGAATAATCTGGTAACAGAGGTCGGAGAACTGGTATTGAGAAGGGCCTGCAAAACCATGAAGTTTTTGTCAAGCCAGGGAACAAGCATTGAAAATATTACGGTCAATCTGTCGGTACAGCAGCTGGTGGATCAGAATTATGGAAAGAAAACCCTGAATATTATCCATGAATCCGGTATTACGCCGGATCAGATTTGTGTGGAAATCACAGAAGCCTTGCTGCTGCAGTCTTTTCCGGCAGCCATTGATGTCCTGAACCAGATGCATGCAGCCGGAATTTGCATTGTTATGGACAATTTTGGTTCGGGCGAGGGCAATATTTCCTATTTTTCCCAGGTTCCTTTTGCCTTTGTCAAGCTGGATCATCATCTGGTGCAGCAGGTACAGCAGAATCAGGAACAATTTGAGTTTGTTCGGAAAATGGTTGAGATGATCAAAATAAAAGATGTTAAGGTCGTTGCCGAGAGGGTCGAAACAGAAGAAGACCTGAACTGTATGATTCGCTGCGGAGCGGACTACATACAGGGCTACTATTACTCCAGGCCTCTTGAAGAGAATGATTTTTTAGAACTTGTTAAAAAGAAAAGTTAA
- the thyX gene encoding FAD-dependent thymidylate synthase yields METKLSVTLIEHTPEPEKLVAAAAKLCYSHAGAAEIMEDLTPENVDKFLNRLMDMGHASPIEHASFTFAIEGVSRALTHQLVRHRMASFSQKSQRYVTEGQFNYIVPYEIANIPEAKEEYIRAMENAQHSYDVIAEKLIEKHKQELMAEGKSEKQAANMAEKQGIEDARFVLPNACETKIVVTMNVRELLHFFNQRCCMRAQWEIRACAIAMLVECRKVAPILFKNAGPRCVEGPCPEGAMSCGKINEVRETFKAL; encoded by the coding sequence ATGGAAACCAAACTCAGTGTTACGTTAATCGAGCATACCCCCGAACCGGAAAAGCTTGTGGCTGCTGCTGCTAAACTCTGTTATTCCCACGCTGGCGCCGCGGAAATTATGGAGGATCTGACCCCGGAAAATGTAGATAAATTTTTAAACCGCCTGATGGATATGGGACACGCATCCCCCATTGAACACGCCAGTTTTACCTTTGCAATTGAAGGTGTGAGCCGCGCCCTGACTCACCAGCTGGTACGACACCGGATGGCAAGCTTTAGCCAGAAATCTCAGCGCTATGTTACAGAGGGACAGTTTAATTACATTGTGCCTTATGAGATTGCGAATATTCCAGAGGCAAAGGAAGAGTATATCCGCGCGATGGAAAATGCCCAGCATTCCTATGATGTGATTGCTGAAAAGCTCATTGAAAAGCATAAGCAGGAATTGATGGCAGAGGGAAAGTCTGAAAAACAGGCTGCGAACATGGCAGAAAAACAGGGAATCGAGGATGCCCGTTTTGTATTGCCGAATGCCTGTGAAACAAAAATTGTGGTCACTATGAATGTCCGTGAGCTGCTGCATTTCTTTAACCAGCGTTGCTGCATGCGTGCCCAGTGGGAAATCCGCGCCTGTGCCATCGCCATGCTGGTGGAATGCCGCAAGGTTGCACCGATCTTATTTAAAAATGCCGGTCCGCGTTGTGTGGAAGGCCCTTGCCCTGAAGGCGCAATGAGCTGCGGCAAGATCAATGAAGTTCGAGAAACCTTTAAAGCTTTATAA
- a CDS encoding M48 family metallopeptidase gives MFKGQKITPEHNKVYRYETGERHKYLGHFYTLSVMQTTAEPNVRIQGENMIMEVNDPGNRKQKELALDMWYREQAREVFVPILAEAIVKAAKYCLQMPQLRIYRMLDRWGSCSPKSKILILNLELIKVPVPCIEYIALHEMIHFKYPSHDFGFNSALGNLMPDWKQREDFLNTYYPI, from the coding sequence ATGTTTAAAGGACAAAAGATTACGCCGGAACACAATAAAGTATACCGCTACGAAACCGGCGAACGACATAAATATTTAGGGCATTTCTACACCCTTTCTGTTATGCAGACAACCGCAGAGCCCAACGTCCGTATACAGGGCGAAAATATGATCATGGAGGTCAACGACCCAGGCAACCGCAAGCAAAAAGAGCTGGCTCTGGATATGTGGTACCGCGAACAGGCCCGCGAGGTTTTTGTTCCCATTCTGGCCGAAGCCATCGTAAAGGCAGCAAAATATTGTCTTCAGATGCCACAGCTCAGAATTTACCGCATGCTGGATCGCTGGGGTTCCTGTTCGCCTAAAAGCAAAATTCTAATCTTAAACCTGGAGCTTATCAAGGTGCCTGTTCCCTGCATTGAATATATTGCCCTGCATGAGATGATTCATTTTAAATATCCCAGCCATGACTTTGGCTTTAACTCCGCACTTGGCAATCTGATGCCAGACTGGAAGCAGCGTGAAGATTTTCTGAATACCTATTATCCAATTTAA
- a CDS encoding zinc-dependent alcohol dehydrogenase, protein MATTRNAMLMGPKKVEIKEFALPESIGDDEILVKVEGCGICGTDVHEYKGDPFGITPVTLGHEGTGEVVMIGKNVKIDTKGDPIKVGDKVVTSVLLCGDCGYCRRFPEVPNLCENLGVYGLIPDDDVHLDGWFAEHILVRKDSSIFVVNEFNVDQRMLIEPAAVAVHALQRAKKLNLIDMASTVLVQGCGPIGLMMIAVLSAAGTVNIIAVDGVDRRLELAKKMGATEVINFRELTTIGERVEKVVALTGGFGADFVFQCTGSPAAAADAFKYVRRGGGFCEMGFFVDNGDCTINPHFDLCNKEINLVGSWVYGANEYITTLGFFKKAAEMNIPVELLVTDKFDLDHATEAMETNIAMTGVKIAIMPQGVDFK, encoded by the coding sequence ATGGCAACGACAAGAAACGCAATGCTAATGGGACCTAAAAAGGTAGAAATTAAGGAATTTGCCTTACCAGAAAGCATTGGTGACGATGAAATTTTAGTTAAAGTTGAAGGTTGCGGTATCTGCGGAACGGACGTGCATGAGTACAAGGGGGATCCGTTTGGCATAACGCCAGTCACCCTCGGCCATGAAGGAACCGGTGAAGTCGTTATGATTGGGAAAAATGTTAAGATCGATACAAAGGGCGACCCGATCAAAGTCGGAGATAAAGTGGTTACCTCTGTGCTTTTATGCGGAGACTGCGGTTACTGCCGCCGTTTTCCAGAAGTGCCCAATCTTTGTGAAAATTTGGGTGTATACGGGCTGATTCCCGATGATGATGTGCATTTAGACGGATGGTTTGCAGAGCATATTTTGGTGCGCAAGGATTCTTCGATTTTTGTTGTCAATGAATTTAACGTTGATCAGAGAATGCTGATTGAACCGGCAGCGGTAGCCGTTCACGCATTGCAGCGGGCGAAAAAGCTTAACCTGATTGATATGGCGTCAACGGTTTTAGTTCAGGGCTGCGGTCCTATTGGGCTGATGATGATCGCGGTGTTAAGCGCAGCGGGCACAGTCAACATCATTGCGGTCGACGGCGTTGACAGACGGCTGGAACTGGCTAAGAAGATGGGCGCTACTGAGGTCATTAACTTTAGAGAATTAACCACCATCGGAGAACGTGTTGAAAAGGTCGTTGCCCTTACTGGCGGCTTTGGCGCAGATTTTGTATTCCAGTGCACCGGATCTCCGGCAGCGGCGGCTGACGCCTTTAAATATGTACGTCGTGGCGGCGGCTTCTGTGAAATGGGATTCTTTGTCGATAACGGCGACTGTACCATCAACCCACACTTCGACCTGTGTAATAAGGAAATTAACCTTGTTGGATCCTGGGTTTACGGTGCCAACGAGTACATCACGACATTGGGCTTCTTTAAGAAGGCCGCCGAAATGAACATTCCGGTAGAGCTTTTGGTAACGGATAAATTTGATCTGGATCACGCCACCGAGGCGATGGAAACCAACATTGCGATGACCGGTGTCAAGATCGCTATTATGCCCCAGGGGGTAGATTTTAAATAA
- a CDS encoding TetR family transcriptional regulator, producing the protein MNVNEKTCLRFAKSIKELAAVKPLDKITVREITDNCGLTRQTFYRHFIDKYDLVNWYFEKLAKNTVRQMGVSMTLIDGLTQKYTLILKDIVFFRAAFQSSSCNSLFEYDMDLIYKMYEAVITRKTGKSLEPDIAFLLEMYCRGSMEMTVEFVCGKLKTDPAGMARLLVEAMPERLKGLLSELN; encoded by the coding sequence ATGAATGTGAATGAGAAAACCTGTCTCCGTTTTGCGAAATCCATCAAGGAATTGGCAGCGGTAAAGCCCCTGGATAAAATAACGGTACGGGAAATAACAGATAACTGCGGCTTGACGCGTCAAACCTTTTATCGTCATTTTATTGATAAATACGATCTTGTAAACTGGTATTTTGAGAAGCTGGCAAAAAATACTGTCCGTCAGATGGGGGTCAGCATGACGCTCATTGATGGGCTGACTCAAAAATATACGCTGATTTTAAAGGATATTGTCTTTTTTCGGGCAGCTTTTCAATCCAGTAGCTGCAATTCTCTCTTTGAATACGATATGGATCTGATCTACAAAATGTATGAAGCTGTCATTACCCGAAAAACGGGAAAATCGCTGGAGCCAGATATTGCTTTTTTGCTGGAAATGTACTGCCGAGGCTCAATGGAGATGACGGTTGAATTTGTCTGTGGCAAGCTTAAGACTGACCCGGCAGGTATGGCCCGCCTTTTGGTCGAAGCCATGCCAGAGCGCCTGAAGGGTCTGCTTTCAGAATTGAATTAA